The DNA window gatgaaatgaaggctcttgtccgctctagtcataataaggctgaggaggtaattacttatgctgaggaagaactcgcccttgctaagctgattaggcgtggagctgacagagatcttgtgcaggcccaaaaactattgaaggcttgtccgggaagctggcgacggctaccgaaaattagaacgttttgtggaaatcttttcgttcagtagctgatgttctccggactctagcggatgacgggcagtcttgggcgcagttcattccccgaattccgactcgtttccaagagttcgcgaagaagtgtgctcaagtatgtaccaagaatgtgctggcctaggtcTGGGTCCTTGCTTcggaggcgcctctgtccaagatagcagaggaagctgaaaaccaagaataccttgatgccgttgagaggatggagcctgaggtcgaagatttagccagtagggttgtagacagtctaaatattgatatttcccttcctgatgacaatgcctgatccgattgaccagccccttgtaatattacactcctctttaaatgaagattctttattttcattgatgtattctttgcctgggtgtgaTCGAAGTTACTTGACTCactgagtactttgtcccattttcgtctctgctccgcaaacgactctgtgcgttatcctaacgagacccctcgatttgtcgagtacttttcttttcctcctcttttatgatccgtcgagtgctttgttcacgctatgtaaaaacgactcggcatagaatgttgccttgacgaacTTCGGCATCCGAACGCTTTTTTGAGtagcgcttgtgcttttctgaggaaaaagtattcctatctggatgtagcccccgagcctcttgcttttcggaacgaagagctggagggtttTTTGAAGCTTAATTTTGGTCGacttgtttcaggtgttagcttttagctaccctcatcggcgggctcaagcgtattttcagctattttgctctcggccgggatgctcaggcatgtttttagccattttgctttttgtttcgggtgttagcttttagctaccctcatcggcgggctcaagcttattttcagctattttgctctcggccgggatgctcaggcatgttttcagccattttgctttttgtttcgggtgttagcttttagctaccctcatcggcgggctcaagcgtatttttagctattttgctctcggccaggatgctcaggcatgtttttagccattttgctttttgtttcgggtgttagcttttagctaccctcatcggcgggctcaagcgtattttcagctattttgctctcgaccgggatgctcaggcatgttttcagccattttgctttttgtttcgggtgttagcttttagctaccctcatcggcgggctcaagcgtattttcagctattttgctctcggccgggatgctcaggcatgttttcagccattttgctttttgtttcgtgaaaacaactcgttggaagtcatgacaagacatgctgtggatgaatatcatctttattgatcatgaacataaactaatacatatgttgtcgaagaatatcgtccttcgtcgattgtgaatgttggtcccttgtggcttgcatatctgttttatcttgagttgtttttacgcgtagaatcttgttagctggctgatgtgccatgtattgctgacttcttttccatcttcggttattaacttgtatgtgcctggtccggtgacttttgtgacaatgaacggaccttcccatggactgagtagcttatgtcgtccgtcagtcttttgtatccttcttagcactaagtctccgacttgtagtgatcgaggatgggtactcttgttgtagtgtcgtcttaaaccttgtaggtatctggctgattggagggtagcgtttactctgacttcttctgagctgtcgagttctaatcttcttgtgtgttctgcttctccttcatcgtattgttctatctttggtgatgtctagatcaagtcggaaggcagtacggcctctgacccgtaaactaggaagaagggtgagtagcctgttgctctgcttatttgagttcgtagcccccatactacttttggtaattcttcaatccatttggacccatagtccactagttcttcgtataaccttggttttaatccggctagtatgagtccattggccctttctacttgtccgttggcttctggatgtgcaacagacgcatagtctatactgaaaccacagtcttgtgcccagcttttgaattctatagctgtgaagggggagcctagatctatgatgattcgattgggcatgccgaagcggtgcgtaatgtcttgggtgaattcgactgctttggttgcgctgtacttcgcgagtggtttgtattcaatccactttgtgaacttgtcgattgctacaaagatgtactcaaagccgcctttcgctttcttcaggggtcccacttgatccagcccccagcaggaaaaagaccaagcgggtgggatgcagataagattgtgagctggcacatgggcttgtcttgcaaacatttggcaacctttgcattttctgacaagttcttctgcgtctttcaaggcggttggccagtagaatccggtgcgaaatgctttgccaaccagtgtccttgaagcggcatgatttccacagcaacttgAGTGTATTTCGTttaggatctctttaccttcttcaaatgagacacattttaggagtacccctgatgatgctgctcttctgtaaagtctatctcctactagaacgtagtttttgtttctgcgaacaacttgggtggcttctgctttatctgctggcaatttattttctttgatatagtcgatgaaaacttggctccatgaagtgttgattaccaagatctgaatgccttagcctgaatttcatgggttgtctcaccgggttgtttgatagagggaactgatagctcttctatgaatacgccgggtggaacctttgctctgtctgatccgagcttggcaaggacatctgctgcaatgttggaatcgcgcaggacatgtaaaatttctaatccttggaaatgtttttcaagtttccgtatttcagcacagtaagcacccatgttttcttttgtgcaatcccaatctttgtttacttggttgatgactactgctgaatcgccatatacgagtaatctctttattccgagggtaattgccactcgtagcccgtggatgagggcttcatattctgcttcgttatttgtagcttgccataatatctgaaggacgtacttgagttgttttccttctggagaaatgaggagaacgcctgcaccggctccgcctagtttgagtgacccatcaaagtacatcttccagtggtgaAGGATTGTActtgataaaggctgttgaatctctgtccactcggccacaaaatcggcaagggcttgagatttgatcgcttttcgcggggtgaaatcgatgttaagagccccgagttcaactgcccactttgatatgcgtcccgtcgcatctctattgtgtaagatgtctccgagcgggaagtctgtcaccacggtaatcttgtggctttcgaaatagtggcgaagcttgcatgaggtgatgagtagagcgtagagtagtttttgtacatgcgggtaccggatttttgattcagataatacttcgctgatgtagtatatgggtcgTTGTACTTATACACGcgtcccttcttcttctctttctacgactattgtcgtgctgaccacagcagtagtcgccgcaatgtatagcatcatatcttcgtctttccttgggggtgtgagaattgacGAGGATGTGAGGtctgccttaagtttcttgaaagcttcgttggcctcttttgtccactcaaacttttctgtcttctttagtagtttaaagaaaggtaaccccttttcgccgagtcttgatatgaaacggttgagggccgccatgcatcctgttagtttctgcacatctttgatacttctaggtgggcccatctctgttatagctcgaatttgcttggtgctggcttcaatcctgcgctgactgaccaaaaatccgagtagttgtcccgagggaactccgaatacacatttatttgggttcaacttccatctccatcttttcaagttctcgaatgttttgctttaaatcttcaatcagagtgtctgggttctttgttttcactactacatcatccacgtatgcctccacattttcattcgatttgatccccaaggcaagtttggatagctctttggtaggtggcgccagcgttctttagtccaaatgacatggttttgtaacagtaagcaccgaacggagtaatgaatgatgtcttgctctggtcttgttcttttaatgcgatctggtgataccctgaatagcaatcgagaaaggataatagtgcagaccatgctgttgagtcgactatctggtcaatgcgtggtagcccgaacggatcttttgggcaatgtttgatGAGGGTCTGTGTAGtcaacgcacatgcgccactcgtccgtgttcttcttctgcacaaggaccgggttagCTAGCCAGTCTAGATGAATGATTTctctgatgaacccggctgccattagttttgtgatttcctttttaattgctgccttcttgtcgggtgagaatcgtcgtagtcattgCTTTATAggtttggagctttcattaacatcaattctgtgctcagccaactctcttgggacacctggcatgtcagccggcttccaagcgaagatatctttgttgtcccgaagaaagttggtgagcgcgagttcctattttgccgagaggtgagcactgatggttgctgtcttggaggtatcgccggtgcccaagtcgatttgcttgacgttggcttcttttggtggtgtgatgatgctgggctttttagcggtatttctaattcttcttggctcatctccGCGCAATTGTGGctattcttttcttccattgtcggcttgtgctttggcccgcaatttggattgcctgaacgtcgcagtcaaaagcacgcttcaaatcgcttcgaagagaaagggcGCCGCCGCTGGTCACGGACGGACATCGCATCACACCACATGGATGGAGGATGGTCCATGTCGTCCGGAGCAACAAGACTAGTAGGTGAATTCCGATCAGACCAACAGCTCGTATCGCGGCAACCAGAGCAGCTCACCTGACCTGACCTGAATACACATGGCGTTGCCATCTGCAGGTCCACATGTTTACATTACATTTTACATGCGGACCTGGCGATGATTCGCTGGCCTACCTGCAACTCCCCAGTTTCGCAGCGGCCATTCTTATTCCTGCAACGTCTCTCCTGTTCCTGCAACGCAAGGCATGTACAGTGCTGACACTGGGATTTGTTTATGCACCAAATTAAAGCGTGATGCATGAACCTTCCTTGAATTTGTTAATACTAATATACTGCTGGATGGAAATTGGATTCTCTGCTCCAGTTAGTAGTATCTCATCAGTTACCTCATTCATTCATGCATGCCATGACTCAACAAGCTAAAATTTTGCACCTGTCTTCGTCatcccttcctcctcctccgatTCCATGGGAGCACTCCCTCCCTCTTCTCTGCTTCTGCTTCACAATACTCCTCCAAGGTAACAGCTAAATTTCTCAGAGTCAAGCCACCCAGCATGCTTAAACAAATTTGTGTACCAGTAGAGCTTACACTTTCAGTTCCCTCGcttttttcaaaaaagaaaagagagaatcGTTTGAGTTCGAATTGTTTCTTGTGTTACATTACATGGAGTTTATTTCTTCTTCCCTGAGTCAATGATCAAAATTACCTCTTGCTCTTATGTTGACGCGTCTGAGCTCTTGTTGTTTGATCACAAATCGCAATGTGTTACTGATCAGTGAGAGCATTGTGATTACCAGGAGCAGACGCCGCGACGTTCACCATCACCAACAGCTGCGGCTACACGGTGTGGCCAGGCATCCTCTCAAACGccggcgcgccgccgccgtccaccaCGGGCTTCGCGCTGGCTCCGGGGCAGTCCGCGGCCGTCACCGTGGCCGCGTCGTGGTCGGGCCGCATCTGGGCGCGCACGCTCTGCGCCACGTCCGCCGACTCGGGCGCCTTCGCGTGCGCCACTGCCGACTGCGGCTCGGGGGCCGTCGAGTGCTCCGGCCGCGGCGCCGCGCCGCCGGCCACGCTGGCGGAGCTCACGCTCGCCGGCGGTACCGGCGGAGACGACTTCTACGACGTCAGCCTCGTGGACGGATTCAACGTGCCGATGCTCGTCGCGCCGCGGGCGTCGTCTGCGGCGGCCGCCAACGGGAGCAGCAGCTGCCGGCCCACGGGGTGCGCTGCTGACCTCAACGAGGCGTGCCCCGCGGAGCTGCGCGTCGCCGGCGCGGGGGGCGGGGCGGCGGTGGCGTGCAGGAGCGCGTGCGAGGCGTTCGCGGCGGCCGAGTACTGCTGCAGCGGCGCGTACGGGTCCCCGGCGACGTGCGCGCCGACGCCCTACTCCCGCTTCTTCAAGGCCGCGTGCCCCTCCGCCTACAGCTACGCGTACGATGACGCCACGTCCACCTTCACCTGCGCTtccgcggccggcggcggcggctacgacGTCGTCTTCTGCCCCAGCGCGTCCAGGTAAAATCACGAGCAAATTTGAAATGACGTTTCAAATCAAAACGAAGTAAAAGTCAAACGACCGGTTCAAATCCGCAACATTTTGGTCAGTCTGATGGACACGCGATTTTACGTCCTTGTTCATCCGATCGATCCATTGGTTAGTTTCGACGCAACTAGTTTTGAGGTCAATCATTTTGCTTGCGATCGCCCGTTTCAATCCAATTATTATACTAAAATAGAGAAAAAGGAGGCATCATCATGACGTGATAGAGCCAGGGCCGTCGTGCGCTTACATGCCATCGCGCAGTCATGGTCCTAATGCAATCTTTTAATTTTGATTTGTCCTCATTGTTTGATCCTAGATTAGCCGTAACAATTGCGTCTGAGAAAGTCTTCCATCCAATGCTAATTTCTTGTCTTGTCACTGGTTTATTAATACTCTCTCCAATAAAAATAAACATATCTTTTTTAGAGCCAGATTAATTTCAAAATAAACTAAATCTATGAAAAACAAAATCAACATTTGTTTATCtatgtatttttttttataaGTGATCCAACTTGTGTGTTTTTTTGGACGGAGGCATTACGTTTGATCCCTAGCCTAATTGTCGCGGTGCTTGCAACCTGGCCGATGCAGCCTAAAATCCGGCGGGAATCCCGAGGCGGCAGGCCTGCCGCCCTCAACGATGGAGTTCTCTGGAGACACAGCAGGCAGCTTGACGACGACGAGGGACGCGGTGGCGGCGCTCCTGCAGACGGTCGTCGTCTTCTCGGCGATGGTGGTGGTCATCTGATCCCAACGACCATCGCCTACTGGCAATGGTTACCTTGCCAATTGGCATGCTTGGATGAgagattttcttttctttttgacatgcttggacgagagatttctttttttttccttgggattttctttttccttttccttttttacTGTGGCAGGAGTTTGAACAGCTAGTAGTTCGATCGAAGAGTTGAGAGGTGCGGTGTACACATGTTGGTAGATTGAGCcaattatttttttttgtttgctaaATATTAATATTAAGCAAGTAGCAACCATTTTTGTTTGGAAAAGATTCTTCATATTTCAACGTCATGTCCTTACATACAGATTATTCTACGTTAGTACCTACTCTACTCTGTTCTTAGTACCCTGTTCTAAATGGTAAGCCATTTTAATTTTGTTCGGATTCAAGACTATCTAATTTTGACCACATTTATCAAAATTTACATATACATATCAAACAAATAGAGAATGAAAATATATGTCATGATGAATTATATGCATGACGATCTAACTAATATATGGCTTCATGGTTTTAGTACCATTCTATAAATATGGGAAATGTTTAATTGAGAATAAAATTTAGAACTTAAattagaacagagggagtataaaAAATTTGGTGCGCCATTCTATTGGTTAGCTCAGTAAGACTGTCTCCGACAATCACGACCCAAAATATAAGATCCATTCgttctttgggtagcgctacaggcaaatggttcaatacatgttttttgtcttctccaacaacaaaaccCAAAAGACAACTTTTTTTGCAAATgggtctccaggagagaggatacttagatttgggttatgcctctcctagcacccaaaataggtctttgtcgatgtttcaccaccgatagcctgccacgggggtatccggggcagtatgttcgggcttcggcgtatgctgaactcgatggtaaacgcaagagacagtcgatttatcctggttcaggccctcgatcgtagatcgagtaacgaCCCTACGtgcagtcggcgttagcctttgcgttggattgattatgaagtgttgtgttgtacaactGTCGTCCTTCTCTctcaggagccctaccctcctttatatagtcaggaggccagagtcctagtcggtttacaatgagatttcctagtaggattacttaatagttctactactaagattacatgggacgAATCCTAGTtaaactagatcttctccctcccttgcggggtatcctgtgggtcccgcatcgacaagcccccgagcacttcatggttgagctctaaaagtctcgctttgctccttcaagtcttgttgagtaggaacaaaatgtcatccgagcgctttctggagtgaaaccttgtagcgcttcttgggatcttcgagtggtgagtgctttttgaagaaaaagtacatccatctggttgtagcccccgagcctcttgctatttggaacaaggagctggaggatcttgtcttgaagttgctctgattgttcgttgaagttttatcaaaaagaactcgaatatggctcgttccgggttctttttgtcgtaatgtcttgaagtggtctgcgttgaggaagtctt is part of the Miscanthus floridulus cultivar M001 unplaced genomic scaffold, ASM1932011v1 fs_365_5, whole genome shotgun sequence genome and encodes:
- the LOC136531520 gene encoding thaumatin-like protein 1b gives rise to the protein MTQQAKILHLSSSSLPPPPIPWEHSLPLLCFCFTILLQGADAATFTITNSCGYTVWPGILSNAGAPPPSTTGFALAPGQSAAVTVAASWSGRIWARTLCATSADSGAFACATADCGSGAVECSGRGAAPPATLAELTLAGGTGGDDFYDVSLVDGFNVPMLVAPRASSAAAANGSSSCRPTGCAADLNEACPAELRVAGAGGGAAVACRSACEAFAAAEYCCSGAYGSPATCAPTPYSRFFKAACPSAYSYAYDDATSTFTCASAAGGGGYDVVFCPSASSLKSGGNPEAAGLPPSTMEFSGDTAGSLTTTRDAVAALLQTVVVFSAMVVVI